In one window of Deinococcus sonorensis KR-87 DNA:
- a CDS encoding acyltransferase family protein, whose protein sequence is MTGPRPSAVTPRPFRRVLRPSWTPYLFIAPFFLVLLGFGLFPLAFSLYLSFCDWNPVRGLGAIRWDGLWAYRNVFTDPLYWPAFWRSVTTALAATVPQHLLALPLAFGIHLAFRRVQGVLGTVLFLPYVTSPVAAGGVLGALFLFAWRPLEALLRVVLAPLGVELPADLGSGLPFEAFSLLWTTLGWNVLLYLMGLGIIPRSLYEAAQVDGASLWWQFRAISLPLLRPMIFIAFTISFLQAVQANTWQPAANAGGLSVPPYIFRTGFFELDFGLAAAQTWVFFGGVLLIVGLAYALLGRNFTSLDVSAVGEQAEGPLHLPAAALVAFKLVLAVALFMATVPLASVLLNLTRTANFQPLALGTDFQNNYDDLLLRVPQFWRTVWNSSYVSSLAALGAVLTSSLAGFAFALLPFRHKERLYAAVLALMLFPSLLNIIPTAMLMQVIGWLDQARAMWVPAAASAFGIFLTRQYMVTALPASVVEAARLDGASTFTIYRRLALPLAAPVLATVGLLTFIGTWNNSMNALAVFKTPETQLVLQALSTVVRPGGDGTAAYRFGLALATLPTLLVFALTAHQVSRGMNLGRSRLTTGTPAVAGDGHRPNGSAIGGADGMRAIACLMVIAHHLAQRFDPSRQPAALRELHAFLITGQVGVSAFFVLSGTLLSLPFWRRYLNGQPRPDLREYARRRALRIAPGYYASLLLSVLVSIAFVANAEHPWLRLLSAATFTSAFHYLTFFPADLNGPLWSIGFEVVCYLLMPLGMLGLFALLPRRSAGAAFGYWILTLGVVMLAHQWTLNHLVPGGAGRGWQYGIVGGAKFWMPNYNPLGLYAHYILGILAAGAIAVGQRRWRAHLTFDALGVAGFAGMLALLWQLRHAPEFTHSVGEQPYFFPWLPGLVALTLATLPFSRWARYAFDNRFFRYTARVSFGLYIWHYLILELIRLLHQPAFTYAGIDSLPDFLALSAAAVWLAYRGAALSYRHIEAPFLRGVSKQERRVERSEPSIAPAPSRLNLPRLLQWSLAGLLLVYAGHHVYFRQPSGRQLASLVQNLARNPEFLPVKSSDGAGLRRYEFTALGTTGMTWHSPNDWTIEVLSPRFALHELAPEVRSLGMRGDRERFEITAGPLMGLTVDQNPLEVHIYSAAQQQ, encoded by the coding sequence ATGACCGGACCGCGACCATCCGCCGTGACGCCCAGGCCGTTCAGACGTGTCCTGCGGCCATCCTGGACGCCGTACCTGTTCATCGCACCATTCTTTCTGGTGCTGCTCGGCTTCGGGCTGTTCCCGCTCGCCTTCTCGCTGTACCTGTCCTTCTGTGACTGGAATCCGGTGCGCGGCCTGGGGGCCATCCGCTGGGACGGACTGTGGGCCTACCGCAACGTGTTCACCGACCCGCTGTACTGGCCGGCGTTCTGGCGTTCGGTCACCACCGCGCTGGCAGCCACGGTCCCTCAGCACCTGCTGGCCCTGCCGCTGGCCTTCGGCATCCACCTGGCGTTCCGCCGGGTGCAGGGCGTGCTAGGCACCGTGCTGTTCCTGCCCTACGTCACCTCGCCGGTGGCGGCGGGCGGCGTGCTGGGGGCGCTGTTCCTGTTTGCCTGGCGGCCACTGGAGGCCCTGCTCAGGGTGGTGCTGGCTCCCCTTGGGGTCGAGCTCCCCGCCGACCTGGGCAGCGGCCTGCCGTTTGAGGCGTTCTCGCTGCTCTGGACCACGCTGGGCTGGAACGTGTTGCTGTATCTGATGGGGCTGGGCATCATCCCGCGGAGCCTGTACGAGGCGGCCCAGGTGGACGGGGCCAGCCTGTGGTGGCAGTTCCGGGCCATCTCGCTGCCGCTGCTGCGGCCCATGATCTTCATCGCCTTCACCATCAGCTTCCTGCAGGCGGTGCAGGCGAACACCTGGCAGCCGGCGGCGAACGCAGGGGGGCTGAGCGTGCCGCCCTATATTTTCCGCACCGGCTTCTTCGAGCTCGACTTCGGGCTGGCTGCCGCGCAGACCTGGGTGTTCTTCGGGGGCGTGCTGCTGATCGTGGGGCTGGCGTATGCCCTGCTGGGCCGGAACTTCACCAGCCTGGACGTCTCGGCGGTGGGTGAGCAGGCCGAAGGCCCGCTGCACCTGCCGGCGGCCGCGCTGGTGGCGTTCAAACTGGTGCTGGCCGTGGCGCTGTTCATGGCGACCGTGCCGCTGGCCTCAGTGCTGCTGAACCTCACCCGCACCGCCAACTTCCAGCCGCTGGCGCTCGGGACGGATTTCCAGAACAACTATGACGACCTGCTGCTCCGCGTCCCGCAGTTCTGGCGCACGGTGTGGAACTCCAGCTACGTGAGCAGTCTGGCGGCCCTGGGCGCGGTCCTCACCTCCAGCCTGGCCGGCTTCGCCTTTGCGCTGTTGCCCTTCCGGCACAAGGAGCGGCTGTACGCGGCGGTGCTGGCCCTGATGCTGTTTCCCTCGCTGCTCAACATCATCCCCACCGCCATGTTGATGCAGGTGATCGGCTGGCTCGATCAGGCGCGGGCCATGTGGGTGCCGGCGGCGGCGAGCGCGTTCGGCATCTTCCTGACGCGGCAATACATGGTGACCGCCCTGCCGGCGAGCGTTGTGGAAGCCGCCCGGCTGGACGGGGCCAGCACCTTCACCATCTACCGTCGGCTGGCGTTGCCGCTCGCGGCCCCGGTGCTGGCCACCGTGGGCCTGCTGACCTTCATCGGAACCTGGAACAACAGCATGAACGCGCTGGCTGTCTTCAAGACGCCCGAGACGCAGCTGGTGCTGCAGGCGCTCAGCACCGTCGTGCGACCCGGCGGCGACGGCACAGCGGCCTACCGCTTCGGGCTGGCCCTGGCCACCCTGCCCACCCTGCTGGTCTTCGCCCTCACCGCCCATCAGGTGTCGCGTGGCATGAACCTGGGCCGTTCCAGGTTGACCACAGGGACCCCAGCGGTGGCCGGTGACGGCCACCGCCCCAACGGGAGCGCGATCGGCGGGGCGGATGGGATGCGCGCCATCGCCTGCCTGATGGTCATCGCACACCACCTGGCCCAGCGATTCGATCCGTCCCGGCAACCGGCGGCTCTGCGCGAGCTGCACGCTTTCCTGATCACCGGACAGGTGGGCGTCAGCGCGTTTTTCGTGCTGTCGGGCACGCTGCTCTCGCTGCCCTTCTGGCGGCGCTACCTGAACGGCCAGCCGCGCCCCGACCTGCGCGAGTACGCCAGACGCCGCGCGCTGCGAATCGCCCCGGGGTACTACGCCAGCCTGCTGCTGAGCGTGCTGGTGAGCATTGCCTTTGTTGCGAACGCCGAGCATCCCTGGCTGCGGTTGCTAAGCGCTGCCACCTTCACGTCGGCCTTTCACTATCTGACGTTCTTCCCGGCCGATCTGAACGGCCCGCTGTGGAGCATCGGCTTCGAGGTGGTGTGCTACCTCCTGATGCCGCTGGGCATGCTGGGCCTGTTCGCCCTGCTGCCGCGCCGCTCGGCCGGAGCCGCGTTCGGCTACTGGATCCTGACGCTCGGCGTGGTCATGCTGGCGCACCAATGGACGCTCAACCACCTGGTTCCGGGCGGCGCCGGACGTGGTTGGCAGTACGGCATCGTGGGCGGTGCGAAGTTCTGGATGCCCAACTACAACCCCCTCGGGCTCTACGCGCACTACATCCTGGGGATCCTGGCCGCCGGGGCGATTGCCGTGGGGCAGCGGCGGTGGCGTGCGCACCTGACCTTCGATGCGCTGGGTGTGGCGGGCTTTGCCGGGATGCTGGCACTACTGTGGCAGCTGCGGCACGCGCCTGAGTTCACGCACAGCGTCGGGGAGCAACCGTACTTCTTTCCGTGGCTTCCCGGCCTGGTGGCCCTGACGCTCGCCACGCTGCCCTTCTCACGCTGGGCCCGGTATGCGTTCGACAACCGCTTCTTCCGCTACACCGCCCGGGTTTCGTTCGGCCTGTACATCTGGCACTACCTGATCCTGGAACTGATCCGGCTGCTGCATCAACCGGCCTTCACCTACGCGGGCATCGACTCGCTGCCGGACTTCCTGGCCTTGTCCGCCGCTGCCGTGTGGCTGGCGTACCGCGGTGCCGCGCTCTCGTACCGGCACATCGAGGCGCCGTTCCTGCGGGGGGTGTCCAAGCAGGAACGGCGGGTAGAGCGAAGTGAACCATCCATTGCCCCGGCACCGTCCCGCCTGAACCTGCCCCGCCTGCTGCAGTGGAGCTTGGCGGGACTGCTGCTCGTGTATGCCGGGCATCACGTCTACTTCAGGCAGCCCAGCGGGCGCCAGCTGGCCAGCCTGGTGCAGAACCTGGCGCGCAACCCGGAGTTCCTCCCGGTCAAGTCCAGCGATGGCGCCGGGCTGCGCCGGTACGAATTCACCGCGCTCGGCACCACCGGCATGACCTGGCACAGCCCGAATGACTGGACCATCGAGGTGCTC